The Oculatellaceae cyanobacterium genome contains a region encoding:
- a CDS encoding DUF1350 family protein, whose amino-acid sequence MKAYNNEWVESDRTRYCSMEWQEVNGNWVYIPRYHTGIVHFLGGAFVATAPHVTYRLLLEDLASKNYAIIATPFVNTFDHTAIAKSVHQSFDRTLEQLRAKSLLRRRYLPIYGVGHSMGCKLHLLIGSLFPVERAGNILISFNNFAARDAVPLVEQFSTAFTVEFTPSPLETISLISQRYQVKRNLIIKFNNDNLDQSLVLRETLDKRFPGMITSQILKGSHVTPLGQDFKWQVSSVYTPFDALGQWMKQEVYRDLHQLKQEMLRWLNPLAINNNQ is encoded by the coding sequence ATGAAAGCTTACAATAATGAATGGGTAGAGAGCGATCGCACAAGGTATTGTTCAATGGAATGGCAGGAAGTTAACGGTAATTGGGTATACATTCCCCGATATCACACTGGGATTGTACATTTTCTAGGCGGTGCGTTCGTCGCTACAGCACCCCACGTAACATATCGGCTATTACTAGAAGACTTAGCTAGTAAAAACTATGCGATTATTGCCACACCATTTGTCAATACATTCGATCATACGGCGATCGCTAAATCCGTTCACCAGAGTTTTGATCGCACCCTAGAACAATTACGAGCAAAATCCCTGCTGCGCCGTCGCTACCTTCCCATCTATGGAGTAGGACATAGCATGGGTTGTAAACTGCACTTGCTCATCGGTAGCCTGTTTCCAGTAGAAAGGGCAGGTAATATTCTAATTTCCTTTAATAATTTTGCTGCCCGTGATGCAGTTCCTTTAGTAGAACAATTTTCTACCGCCTTTACAGTCGAATTTACACCTTCCCCATTAGAAACAATCTCCCTCATTTCTCAGCGTTACCAAGTTAAACGCAACTTAATTATCAAATTTAACAACGATAACCTTGATCAATCCCTTGTACTAAGAGAAACCTTAGATAAACGCTTTCCAGGGATGATTACAAGTCAAATTCTTAAAGGTAGCCACGTAACCCCATTAGGGCAAGATTTTAAATGGCAAGTTAGCTCAGTATATACGCCATTTGATGCCCTTGGTCAGTGGATGAAGCAAGAAGTTTATCGAGACTTGCATCAATTAAAACAAGAAATGCTGCGCTGGCTCAATCCTTTAGCAATTAACAATAATCAATAA
- a CDS encoding pseudouridine synthase — protein sequence MVIVYLISNFIGSDTAISDSLPSYYYEGRCPKSGELLRLPRTALVEAIALNLMQHLAQNNCYSSEGKMYGILLVELPNGEQRIIKAFSGLLNGCSVVDGWVPPIPGRDEVALEEARTLAQLEAIKQELINLKQLPERQQFASLSHDFEQQLKAISDRHLNSKQQRQEKRQILCQTLTGEVLTFALEQLDEESRQQGIEKRKLKRQQNEVLQPLKDLITKADARVSELKQQRKELSRQLQAQMHAVYSLTNFSGQSLSLQQLMPGGSIPTGTGDCCAPKLLHYAATHNLKPLAMAELWWGSTNEDKVQGNFYGACAERCQPLMGFLLSGLKSPNPPAPFPSREGGERESPSPSRAGVWGEVSLPILYEDKWLIAVNKPAGLLSVPGRYRDRQDSILSRLRHLLPDGMKLMAVHRLDQETSGILLLARDLQTYRQLSQQFQQRQIHKIYEAVLSGSITTNQGVIELPLWGDPENRPYQKVDWQKGKPSLTRFQVIATEGDYTRLEFIPLTGRTHQLRVHAADPRGLGIPILGDRLYGCCAGNRLHLHARELRFEHPQSGKTLEIRANTPF from the coding sequence ATGGTTATTGTATATCTAATTTCAAATTTTATTGGCAGTGATACGGCTATCAGCGATTCCTTGCCAAGTTATTATTATGAAGGGCGATGTCCTAAAAGTGGTGAATTATTGAGGCTACCGCGTACAGCTTTAGTAGAAGCGATCGCACTTAATTTAATGCAGCATCTTGCCCAAAACAACTGTTATTCATCTGAGGGCAAAATGTATGGAATACTGTTAGTAGAACTGCCGAATGGTGAACAACGGATCATCAAAGCATTTTCTGGTCTTTTGAATGGTTGCAGCGTGGTTGATGGTTGGGTTCCGCCAATTCCAGGTAGAGATGAAGTTGCTTTAGAAGAAGCACGTACTTTAGCACAATTGGAAGCAATTAAACAGGAACTTATTAATTTAAAACAACTGCCAGAAAGACAGCAGTTTGCAAGTTTGTCTCATGACTTTGAGCAGCAGTTAAAAGCAATAAGCGATCGCCATCTTAATTCCAAACAACAACGACAAGAAAAACGCCAGATACTCTGTCAAACTTTAACAGGAGAAGTTTTAACTTTTGCACTTGAACAACTTGATGAAGAAAGCCGTCAGCAGGGAATAGAAAAACGAAAACTTAAACGCCAACAAAATGAAGTATTGCAACCGCTTAAAGATTTAATTACAAAGGCAGATGCGCGGGTAAGTGAACTGAAACAACAGCGTAAAGAACTATCCCGCCAACTCCAAGCACAAATGCACGCTGTTTACAGCTTGACTAATTTTTCTGGGCAATCTTTATCGTTACAGCAATTAATGCCAGGAGGTTCAATACCAACTGGTACAGGTGACTGTTGCGCCCCAAAGTTGCTTCATTATGCTGCAACTCATAATTTAAAACCACTAGCAATGGCAGAGTTGTGGTGGGGTTCAACGAATGAAGATAAAGTTCAAGGAAATTTCTATGGCGCTTGTGCGGAAAGATGTCAGCCATTGATGGGATTTTTGCTTTCGGGGTTAAAATCACCTAACCCCCCTGCCCCCTTCCCTAGTAGGGAAGGGGGAGAAAGAGAAAGCCCCTCCCCTAGTAGGGCAGGGGTTTGGGGAGAGGTTTCTTTACCAATTCTTTATGAAGATAAATGGCTGATTGCTGTGAATAAACCCGCAGGTTTGCTTTCTGTACCTGGTCGTTATCGCGATCGCCAAGATAGCATTCTCAGTCGCTTACGTCATCTCTTACCCGATGGCATGAAGCTGATGGCTGTGCATCGCCTCGATCAAGAAACATCTGGTATTTTACTACTGGCGCGAGATCTTCAAACTTATCGTCAACTCAGCCAGCAATTTCAGCAACGACAAATTCACAAAATTTATGAAGCGGTACTTTCGGGTTCTATAACAACCAATCAAGGTGTGATTGAATTACCTCTCTGGGGAGATCCAGAAAATCGCCCTTATCAAAAAGTTGATTGGCAAAAAGGTAAACCAAGCTTAACTCGCTTCCAGGTTATTGCAACGGAAGGAGACTACACTCGCCTAGAATTTATACCACTAACAGGACGCACCCATCAGTTAAGGGTTCACGCGGCTGATCCTAGAGGACTTGGAATACCGATTTTAGGCGACCGCCTCTATGGATGCTGTGCAGGTAATCGCTTACATCTACACGCTAGGGAACTGCGCTTTGAGCATCCGCAATCTGGAAAAACCTTAGAAATACGAGCAAATACGCCTTTTTGA
- a CDS encoding Dps family protein codes for MPKLNIGLSEEQRQGVIELLNHDLSDAYLLLIKTKKYHWDVVGPQFRSLHTLWEEHYNALTINIDKIAERVRTLGGYPVGTAEGFLKYASIKEAAGTLPNAYGMVENLVIDHEQVIRNLRDHIDQCDEKFHDQGTADFLTGLMEQHEEMAWMLRSFIEGDAISPDGKLSSDLKVPVEMK; via the coding sequence ATGCCTAAGTTAAATATTGGTTTATCTGAAGAACAACGCCAAGGCGTGATTGAATTGTTGAATCACGATTTATCCGACGCTTACCTGCTATTGATTAAAACCAAAAAATACCACTGGGACGTTGTTGGGCCACAGTTCCGTTCACTGCATACACTGTGGGAAGAACATTATAATGCGTTAACGATCAACATAGATAAGATAGCCGAACGGGTTCGCACTTTGGGTGGCTATCCAGTTGGTACAGCAGAAGGTTTCTTGAAGTATGCTTCTATCAAAGAAGCTGCGGGTACTCTACCTAATGCCTATGGTATGGTAGAAAACTTAGTGATAGATCATGAACAGGTGATCCGTAATTTGCGTGACCATATTGATCAGTGCGATGAAAAATTCCACGATCAAGGTACTGCTGATTTCTTGACTGGGTTGATGGAACAGCATGAAGAAATGGCTTGGATGTTGCGTTCCTTTATTGAAGGTGATGCAATTTCTCCAGACGGTAAGCTATCCTCAGACCTCAAAGTTCCTGTTGAAATGAAGTAA
- the hisC gene encoding histidinol-phosphate transaminase has product MTSFFRPSVDAMAGYIPSQQPKPDTPIIKLNTNENPYPPSQAAIAVLRNLDPEWLRRYPDPYANDFRQATSEVLGVPVDWIIVSNGSDDLLNLIVRTCADFGRKVVYPMPTYVLYRTLTDMQPAECVEIPYKEDYCLPIEELVAANGAVTFIATPNSPSGHVVAIADLRQLAARLSGVLVIDEAYVDFAEETALPLVKEFENVIVIRTLSKGYSLAGLRLGFGIANPKLLSGLFKMRDNYNIDAISCLVGTAAMRDQAYKNECAEKVKASRAKLAVNLKQLGFKVWDSQTNFLLVQPPKSNAEEIYLALKELGILVRYFKQLGLEDKLRITVGTDEQNQALVEAIRNEGGERGEERGEIFIKGS; this is encoded by the coding sequence ATGACATCCTTTTTTCGCCCCAGTGTTGATGCGATGGCTGGGTATATTCCTAGCCAGCAACCGAAGCCTGATACACCGATTATTAAGCTTAATACTAACGAGAATCCTTATCCGCCTTCTCAGGCTGCGATCGCAGTTCTGCGTAACTTAGATCCTGAATGGCTGCGGCGTTACCCAGATCCTTATGCTAATGATTTTCGGCAAGCGACTAGCGAAGTGTTAGGTGTTCCAGTTGACTGGATTATTGTTAGTAATGGCAGTGATGATTTACTAAATCTGATTGTGCGTACCTGTGCCGATTTTGGGCGCAAAGTAGTTTATCCGATGCCAACTTATGTCTTATATCGCACGTTAACAGATATGCAGCCTGCCGAATGTGTGGAAATTCCTTATAAAGAGGATTATTGCTTACCAATTGAGGAATTGGTAGCAGCAAATGGTGCAGTAACTTTTATTGCAACGCCTAATAGTCCATCGGGTCATGTGGTTGCAATTGCAGATTTGCGACAATTGGCAGCGAGGTTATCTGGTGTTTTAGTAATTGATGAAGCTTATGTTGACTTTGCTGAAGAAACAGCGTTGCCTCTGGTGAAAGAATTTGAGAATGTAATTGTGATTCGCACCTTATCTAAGGGTTATTCTTTAGCGGGTTTGCGCTTAGGGTTTGGAATTGCCAATCCCAAGCTATTGAGTGGGTTGTTTAAAATGAGGGATAACTATAATATTGATGCGATCTCTTGTCTGGTTGGTACGGCAGCAATGCGCGATCAAGCTTATAAAAATGAATGTGCCGAAAAAGTGAAGGCATCACGGGCAAAATTAGCAGTAAATCTCAAGCAATTAGGCTTTAAAGTGTGGGATTCGCAAACTAATTTTCTGTTAGTGCAACCACCTAAAAGCAATGCAGAGGAAATTTATCTAGCTTTGAAGGAATTAGGAATTTTGGTGCGTTATTTCAAGCAGCTTGGTTTAGAGGATAAGCTTCGGATTACGGTTGGTACTGATGAGCAAAATCAGGCGCTAGTTGAGGCGATAAGGAATGAGGGAGGGGAGAGGGGGGAGGAGAGAGGAGAAATTTTTATAAAAGGTTCGTGA